Below is a genomic region from Lonsdalea populi.
CGAGATCGATTTGGCCGATGTGACCGAGCCGATCCTATGCGCGCCGAACGATCCGGACGACGCTCGCCTGTTGTCTTCCGTGGCTAACAGCAAAATCGATGAGGTGTTCATCGGTTCCTGCATGACCAACATCGGGCATTTCCGCGCCGCCGGTAAACTGCTGGAACAGCATAAAGGCCAGCTGCCGACGCGTCTGTGGATGGCGCCGCCCACCAAAATGGATGCGGCTCAACTGACCGAAGAGGGCTATTACAGCGTCTTTGGTAAAAGTGGGGCGAGGGTGGAAATTCCAGGATGTTCGCTGTGCATGGGTAACCAGGCCCGCGTGGCGGACGGCGCGACCGTGGTATCGACTTCCACGCGTAACTTCCCGAACCGTCTGGGCGACGGCGCCAACGTCTATTTGGCCTCCGCTGAGATGGCGGCGATCGCCGCCTTACTAGGACGTTTACCGACGCCGGAGGAGTACCAGACTTATATGGCGCAGGTCGATAAAACGGCGCTGGATACCTATCGCTATCTCAACTTTGACCGACTGTCCCAGTACACGGAAAAAGCGGATGGAGTGATCTTCCAAAGCGCCGTGTAATTCGCGGATGTAAAACGGCGATGTAAACGCTATAGTGCGCGCCGCATAAGAGGGGGCCTGTGGCCCCTTTGTCATAGTGGGCCGCCGCTGCCAGCGCATAAACCCGGTATGAAAAACGGATGGAAGCCTTCCTCTGTGTCTGGCGGGGATAGCCCCAAAGGTGGTTGAAACAGTGTGGCGGCGCAATGGCCACGACGCGGATAAGCGGCTTATTCTCAGGAGCTATGGGATGGACTATGAATTTTTGCGTGATGTCACCGGCGTGGTCATCGTGCGTATGTCGATGGGACATGAGGCCGTTGGGCACTGGCTGAATGAAGAAGTCAACGGTCAGTTGGCGGTGCTGGATGAGGTGGAAGCCGGCGCGCGTTCGGTGGTCGGCAGCGAACGTCAGTGGCAGTTGCAGGGGCATGAATATTCCCTGCTGTTGGATGAAGAAGAGGTCATCATCCGCGCCAATCAGCTCTCTTTAACCTGCAATGAGATGGAAGAGGGGATGAGTTACTACGATGAGGAGAGCCTGTCTTTGTGCGGGCTGGAGGATTTCCTCACTCTTCTCGCGAAATACCGGCAGTTTATTCAAAGGCGGTAAAATGCGCGTGGCACTCGCCGCTTTCGTCCTCTCATAAAGCAGGGAGCCTGTCTGAGCACTCCCTCCCTTCATGTACGTTAACGCATACTGGCCGCCATTGCGGCGACGTCCCGAAAGACTACAGCTGTTTGTTTAGCGGGTCGGCGACCGGCATACGGCGACGCGAAGGCATCGGTGTTACCTTGATGGTATGGCGGCGCGAGGGCTTGATTTCACGTTCATGGTAAAGCTTCAGAACGATAACCACCATAGCCAGCACGGCGGTAATGCCGTTGGCCGTCATGACAGGAATGTCCTGGATGTTGAAGCCGTATGCAGTCCACGACGTCACCCCGAAAAACAGGGCGGCATACATCCCGAGAGAGATGCCGGTCGTGTCTTTATTGCGGATGATGTGCAGCACCTGCAGAAAGAAAGAGCCGGTAGTCACCCAGGCGGCAAGACCGCCCAGCGCTATCGGCCAGCGATAGAGCGTGGCGATCGCGGCGGCGGCCGCCACCATCGTTCCTGCAACAATCGTAATGTTCTTCTTCATATTATGCTCCTTCACTCACCGGCTGCAGCACCGCGCGAACTTCTTCAACGGCGGAACTCAGCTGGTCAGCTAATGCTTCATGATGGCGTAATGAACCAAACAGCGCGGGGTGCTGTGAGAACGCGATCAGCGGATCTTCGGCTGAGAAAATCGCGTCGAAGTCGACGCTGTCGATGGCGCGATCTTCATAGCTGAAGGGCAATTCACCAGCATGATGCTGCTGCATAAAGAGAAAAAACAGCGCGGGCAGGCGCAGCGTCGCTCGCGGGACTTCATTCTGACGATACCGGTCTTTCAGCGTCGGCACGATAAAGCCATGCAGTTTGGCGATGCTATCCGAAGAGACTCGGGCCACGGTATCGCGAACGCCGCGGTTGGCGAAGCGCGCGAGAACGCTTTCGCACTCATCTTCCTGCACATGGGTAATGCCGCGGCTGCGAAGCGCGGGCAATACATCCTGCATCACGTAATCTCGTACCCACGCCGTGATCTGGGGCGTTAAACTTTCATCAATATAGCGTTTGTCCTGCAAAGCGCCGGCCCAGGCGATGCCGCTGTGGCTGGCGTTCAGCAGGCGGATTTTGGCTTCCTCTACTGCCGTGACGTCATCGACGAATTCGACGCCAACCTCTTCCAGCGGCGGACGTTCGCTCACGAAATGATCCTCGATCACCCAGCGGGCGAAGCGTTCGGCGGAAAGGGGAGCCGCGTCGTCGGTAATGCCCTGTTTTTTCAGACGCGCATAAAGCGCGTCGTCAAACTTAGGCGTGATGCGGTCTACCATGCTGTTCGGCGCGGAGGTGTTGTCCGTCATCCACTCCACGAGATCCTGGCGTTCTTTGGCGACAAGGAATTCACGCAAACCTTGCGAGAAACTGTCGCCATTTTGCAGCAGATTGTCGCAGCACAGCAGAGTTACCGGTCCGCTTTGCTGTTGCTGACGGGTGGTCAAGATCAGCGTCAATGCGCCATATAAAGTATTTATTTCACCTTCATCGCGAAGATCGGCCTGCACCGCAGAGTGGGTAAGATCGAGGTGGCCATCGTCGTCCAGGAAGTAACCTCCCTCGGTAACGGTGAAAGAAATAATTTTTGTCTCGGGGGCGGTGCCTATGGCAACCGTGGAGGCTAACTGGCTGTCCCAAAGAATGATCTGATCGACTGCGTCTATCGTTTCGTAGGTATGTTCGCCGTCAGGGGAAATCGTTTCAAGCGTGTAGAGACCGTTCTGAGACTTGAGCTGCTGTAGCGTTTCTTGCGTTGAGCTATTTCGAATATTAGATAGCGCCATGTGCCATCGTTCGTTGCCCTGCTTTTGCAGCTGGTTAAGATACCAAGCCTGATGCGATCGAAAGAACGCGCTTGCACCCAGATGAAGCCAAATAGAGGAATCTGTAGTTGATATAGGCAAACCCTTTCCTTACTCCATTGGAGATAATTTATTCAATACTAAGGGTAGCATTTTTCAGGTGAGATTAAAAATGTGATATTTATTATGATGTTAAGTGTATTATTGTTGGGGGTGGGGAAAACAGGCCGGCGAGCGAGAAGGGGACTTCGGTGGCTTAACTTCGGTATCTCTGCGTCATCGGCCTGCTTCAGGATTATTTAATGCTTATGCTCCATTTGGAGATTTTAAAGGTCCCTGACCCCTTATACAGCTCGGTGCCGAATTCGATACTGCTGATGTATTTGGTGTTGCTCATCCACCGCTTCGAGTTGACCAGATAGTCCGTGAAGTTTTTGATATTGAGGTTCGCGGAGGTTTGGTTGCTTTTGATCACGAACGAGTAAACGTTCCAACTGCTGACCTTGCCTTTATAGACATCCCACGGAATGCCGCCGATGGTGACGGTATTCACATAGCTACCGGCTGGTGAGGCATTGGTGCTGTTCATCCAGATCATCAGTTCATCGGTCGGCGCGGAAGACCAGCTTGCTTTGTTGTCTGAGTGGAACCAGATATCGTAAGAGACGTTGTACGTGCCTGACGTATTGGAGAAAGACCATGCCGCTGAGGTGTTGATGTTTTTGTTTTCGGACAGGCGAATCGGCAGGCCTGTGTTGGTGCCGTATCCCTTTGTCCAGTGCCATCCATGTACAATGGAAGGATAGCCCTTCACCGAGTTGATGTCGTTAATCCACGACCACGACCATCCCATATCCTTCGCACTATTGAGGTATATAGCCTGTTGTCCGTTAGGCACATCGCTCTTGCCCCACGTATTGTTGTAAACATAATCAATACCCCCGGGCAGATACAGTTTGGCGCCATCCGTAGAAGTGGATGCCGCCAGTGTGTTGCCGTTGGCGAGTAACGCAACCATGGCAAAAGAGGCAAAACCCAGTGTCTTTTTCATAAACATGCTCCTTGTTTTATATCTATCAAATAAACTCGACCGGTTCACGATGATTTGCGTCGTTAATCTATTGTCTGGTAGCTTCTTTCACGTACATGGATGCTGCTCTATAGGATGGATTGTTGATTTTATTAATTAACTATGATGCATTTTTCATCACTGACGGTTCATCAATATCTGATGATGTCGCTGACCATTTTTTATGTTATTTTTCTGTATCTTTAAACAGTGCTAAAGGTTATTTATCAGAGATCGAACGGAGTTATATCTCTCTAAAATAAAAATGTATGTGGCTTAAAAAAATTTAAGTAAAAACGACATAAAATAACGAGATAAAGAATTATGTCTGTGACTTTATAGCTTTCTTTCCTGGCTGGGGTTCGATTATGCGCAAAGAAAATCGATTCTTCAATGAGAAATGTTAATTTATTTTTAGTTGTCTAATCTTGTAGATGATTGATGTTTCAATATTCATTTATATCATTAAGTTATGGTGTTTTTTCGGCTGGGAATTCACCGTATGTGTCTATTCAAAAATGGCAGGATAATTAATGTAGCAACGGTGGTTTTTGGGAGTATTAAAATATTAAAGATGTGTTTTCAATATTTCATTTATTATGAAAAAAATGATTGGTAAATATATCAAGAGGCAATGGGTTGTAGGGAATAAGTATGATAGATGTTTATCATTAAGTTAATTTTTATTTTTTAGTATGGTCGTTTTGCTAATGAAAATAAGCGGTGTCTGATTTTGTCTCAGACACTGCTTGGGAAATATCAAAAGAGGCACTGCTTCAACCCTACCTGAATACGCGAGACTCAAGCCATCTTGTTTTTCATTGCCGTCCGGGGAGCAATTTCCTCCGCCGTTTTAAGGAACGGCGTCAGGGCCGCGCTCAAAATATACAATCTTGCATAGATGTCTAATACGCCGTCTAGTGAGAAGTAGAACAGCGCGGTGATGGCCAGTGTGATAAATGCCCAGACCCGCGCCGAGAGCGGGACGTAGCCTGCCATGGTGATCCCTACTCGTTTTACCAATCACGTTATCCAGCATCTCGGTGACAAACTTCTGCTTGGTCTTCGGTATTTACCTGATGATCTCAATCTGCTGCTCCAGCCGCGATGCCGGGCCGTGCTTGCCCAGGCTCAGTCAAGGTAGTTTTAACTGTGTCATCCAGCCCAAGGGATTTTCATATGATGAAAGAGGCCGACTATCCGTCTTCTAAATCGAGGATATAACCCACGGCATAACTATGGGTTGCAATTCATTGACCCGCAGGCGCGCCCCGATGATCTCCACGCAATAAAAAACCCCGATATCTCGGGGTTTTTTAGCTGACGGCTCAACAAACGAGTCGGATTTGAATTAAAACGGGATATCGTCGTCGAAATCCATCGGTGGTTCGTTGTTCGGCGCTGCCGGCGCTGTGTTCTGCTGCGGACGCGCTGCCTGTCCGCCGCCGCTGAACTGGTTGTTCGCCTGCGGCTGCTGAGGCTGGCCCCAGCCACCCTGCTGCTGGTTGCCGCCAGCAGGACCGCCCGCCGGTGCGCCGCCGCCTGAACGGCTGCCGAGCATCTGCATGGTGCCGCCGATATTCACG
It encodes:
- the yacL gene encoding protein YacL; its protein translation is MDYEFLRDVTGVVIVRMSMGHEAVGHWLNEEVNGQLAVLDEVEAGARSVVGSERQWQLQGHEYSLLLDEEEVIIRANQLSLTCNEMEEGMSYYDEESLSLCGLEDFLTLLAKYRQFIQRR
- a CDS encoding SemiSWEET family sugar transporter, with the protein product MKKNITIVAGTMVAAAAAIATLYRWPIALGGLAAWVTTGSFFLQVLHIIRNKDTTGISLGMYAALFFGVTSWTAYGFNIQDIPVMTANGITAVLAMVVIVLKLYHEREIKPSRRHTIKVTPMPSRRRMPVADPLNKQL
- the dalD gene encoding D-arabinitol 4-dehydrogenase, whose protein sequence is MPISTTDSSIWLHLGASAFFRSHQAWYLNQLQKQGNERWHMALSNIRNSSTQETLQQLKSQNGLYTLETISPDGEHTYETIDAVDQIILWDSQLASTVAIGTAPETKIISFTVTEGGYFLDDDGHLDLTHSAVQADLRDEGEINTLYGALTLILTTRQQQQSGPVTLLCCDNLLQNGDSFSQGLREFLVAKERQDLVEWMTDNTSAPNSMVDRITPKFDDALYARLKKQGITDDAAPLSAERFARWVIEDHFVSERPPLEEVGVEFVDDVTAVEEAKIRLLNASHSGIAWAGALQDKRYIDESLTPQITAWVRDYVMQDVLPALRSRGITHVQEDECESVLARFANRGVRDTVARVSSDSIAKLHGFIVPTLKDRYRQNEVPRATLRLPALFFLFMQQHHAGELPFSYEDRAIDSVDFDAIFSAEDPLIAFSQHPALFGSLRHHEALADQLSSAVEEVRAVLQPVSEGA
- a CDS encoding GH12 family glycosyl hydrolase domain-containing protein → MKKTLGFASFAMVALLANGNTLAASTSTDGAKLYLPGGIDYVYNNTWGKSDVPNGQQAIYLNSAKDMGWSWSWINDINSVKGYPSIVHGWHWTKGYGTNTGLPIRLSENKNINTSAAWSFSNTSGTYNVSYDIWFHSDNKASWSSAPTDELMIWMNSTNASPAGSYVNTVTIGGIPWDVYKGKVSSWNVYSFVIKSNQTSANLNIKNFTDYLVNSKRWMSNTKYISSIEFGTELYKGSGTFKISKWSISIK